Proteins co-encoded in one Capnocytophaga ochracea DSM 7271 genomic window:
- a CDS encoding STM3941 family protein, which translates to MKDTIIIPFSKKKMLKLTGIYALIILGVAGVIALILSADTLNLYYLAFFLVLLIVTIILFFMGIKGLLSLKRSKGGVILTPEYLKSNVNLVGKWVGEIPWNEIAAIGRMKFYGIHIHIKLKHPENYLSRIKSKEIRNRFEGIQIDNSELEITFEELEGLINEYFAKYGNS; encoded by the coding sequence ATGAAAGATACTATCATTATCCCGTTCAGCAAAAAGAAAATGCTGAAACTCACAGGCATCTATGCTCTTATAATCCTTGGTGTAGCAGGTGTTATCGCTCTTATTTTATCAGCTGATACCCTAAACCTATACTATTTAGCATTCTTTTTAGTTTTATTGATAGTAACCATTATTCTCTTTTTTATGGGAATAAAAGGTCTATTATCGTTAAAGAGAAGCAAAGGAGGTGTAATACTCACTCCTGAGTACCTCAAAAGCAATGTGAATCTTGTAGGTAAATGGGTAGGTGAAATTCCTTGGAACGAAATAGCTGCTATAGGCAGAATGAAATTCTATGGAATACACATCCATATCAAACTCAAACACCCTGAAAACTACTTGAGCAGAATCAAAAGTAAAGAGATAAGGAATAGGTTTGAAGGAATTCAAATCGACAATAGCGAACTCGAAATCACTTTTGAGGAATTAGAAGGGCTTATCAATGAGTATTTTGCTAAATACGGCAATTCTTAA
- the dinD gene encoding DNA damage-inducible protein D has protein sequence MDKNSVLQYKNLFDGITHYIESEDAKEKIEVWFARELQTILGYARWENFSVAIHRAVASCMSQQINVDDHFREVTKMVELGSGSKREIMDFMLTRYACYLIAQNGDPKKEEVAFAQSYFAVQTRKAELIEERLNLLSRLETRDKLRSAEKQLSQNIYERGVDDKGFARIRSKGDTALFGGHTTEDMKLRLGIKANRPLADFLPTLTIAAKNLATEMTNYNVESNDLHGESAITHEHVQNNQTVRQMLGQRGIKPEELSPAEDIKKLERKVARDEKMIAEHSQKLPKN, from the coding sequence ATGGATAAGAACAGTGTTTTACAGTACAAAAATCTGTTTGACGGCATTACTCATTATATAGAAAGTGAAGATGCCAAAGAGAAAATAGAAGTGTGGTTTGCCCGTGAGTTGCAAACCATATTGGGCTATGCCCGATGGGAGAACTTTTCGGTAGCGATACACCGAGCAGTTGCTTCGTGTATGTCACAACAAATCAATGTAGATGACCATTTTCGTGAGGTCACGAAAATGGTCGAATTAGGCAGTGGCTCTAAGCGTGAAATTATGGATTTTATGCTTACCCGTTATGCCTGCTATCTCATTGCTCAGAATGGTGACCCTAAAAAAGAAGAAGTGGCTTTTGCTCAGAGTTATTTTGCTGTACAGACACGTAAGGCTGAGCTCATAGAAGAACGCCTCAACTTGCTTTCTCGTTTAGAAACACGCGACAAACTCAGAAGTGCCGAAAAGCAACTCTCACAGAATATTTATGAGCGAGGCGTTGATGATAAAGGCTTTGCGCGTATCCGCTCCAAAGGCGATACCGCTCTTTTTGGCGGACATACTACTGAGGATATGAAGCTACGGTTAGGAATAAAAGCCAACAGACCTTTGGCAGATTTCTTACCAACGCTTACGATTGCAGCTAAGAACCTCGCTACCGAAATGACCAATTACAATGTAGAAAGTAATGATTTGCACGGCGAATCTGCCATCACACACGAGCACGTACAAAATAACCAAACTGTACGACAAATGTTAGGGCAACGTGGTATCAAACCAGAAGAATTATCTCCTGCCGAAGATATTAAGAAATTAGAGCGCAAAGTAGCGCGTGATGAGAAAATGATAGCTGAACACTCTCAAAAATTGCCTAAAAACTAA
- a CDS encoding glutamine synthetase III family protein — protein MLRFTALTTAQNRKPVAVPENGKRSELFAQNVFNEEAMRQLMTRDAFAAVMNAIHNGTKIDRRVADQVATAMRDWAISKGATHYTHWFQPLTGGTAEKHDAFFEPVTRDRAIERFGGGQLVQQESDASSFPNGGIRNTFEARGYTAWDPSSPPFVYGTVLCIPTIFIAYTGEALDNKTPLLKALSVIDQAATEVARYFDKNVSKVTTTLGCEQEYFLIDKALANTRPDLMITGRTLLGHQAAKGQQLDDHYLGAIPSRVLAFMRDLEQECLLLGIPVKTRHNEVAPNQFELAPIFEEANLAVDQNSLLMDVMRKVAERHDFVILFHEKPFAGVNGSGKHNNWSLVTDTGVNLLAPSKTPIKNLQFLTFFICTIKAVCEYEPLLRASVASATNDYRLGANEAPPAIVSVFIGEQLTQVLDALEVSSDNLSPEEKTELKLNVVGKIPDLFLDTTDRNRTSPFAFTGNKFEFRAVGSKANCGKPTMVLSTIVAQQLTEFKKAVDALIEGGKKKEDAIFKVLRRYIKESKKIRFEGDGYSKEWEEEAARRGLSNHKTTPEALKENISEKAVALFESTGVLSKVELLARYEIGLEEYVKTVQIESRVLGDIARNHVVPTAVRYQNTLIENVKGLKEIFGDSYQEVAAEQMELIRHISEHIKVIHSQVEAMVEARKHANHLPDFEAKADAYCNEVKPFFEIIRYHCDKLELMVDDELWTLTKYRELFFN, from the coding sequence ATGCTAAGATTCACCGCTCTTACTACCGCACAAAACCGCAAACCGGTGGCGGTACCCGAAAATGGCAAACGCTCCGAACTGTTTGCCCAAAATGTATTCAACGAAGAGGCTATGCGCCAACTGATGACCCGCGATGCCTTTGCCGCTGTAATGAACGCCATTCACAATGGCACTAAAATAGACCGCCGTGTAGCCGACCAAGTGGCTACCGCTATGCGCGATTGGGCAATCTCCAAAGGCGCTACCCACTACACCCACTGGTTCCAACCTCTTACAGGGGGCACAGCCGAAAAGCACGACGCTTTCTTTGAGCCTGTTACTCGCGACCGCGCTATCGAACGCTTCGGGGGCGGACAGCTCGTACAACAAGAGTCCGACGCTTCCAGTTTCCCCAATGGTGGTATCCGCAATACTTTTGAGGCGCGGGGCTACACCGCTTGGGATCCTTCTTCACCGCCTTTTGTATATGGCACCGTGCTTTGTATCCCTACAATATTCATTGCCTATACCGGCGAGGCGTTGGACAATAAAACGCCTTTGCTCAAAGCTCTTAGCGTTATCGACCAAGCAGCTACCGAGGTTGCCCGCTATTTCGACAAAAATGTGAGCAAAGTCACCACTACCTTAGGCTGTGAACAAGAGTACTTCCTCATCGATAAAGCCCTTGCCAATACCCGCCCCGATTTGATGATTACCGGTCGCACCCTCTTAGGGCATCAAGCGGCTAAGGGGCAACAGTTGGACGACCACTATTTAGGGGCAATTCCAAGCCGTGTGTTGGCTTTTATGCGCGATTTGGAGCAAGAGTGTCTATTGCTCGGAATCCCCGTCAAAACGCGTCATAACGAGGTCGCGCCTAACCAGTTTGAGTTGGCGCCTATTTTTGAAGAAGCCAACCTTGCTGTCGATCAAAACTCTCTGCTGATGGACGTGATGCGCAAAGTAGCCGAACGCCACGACTTTGTGATCCTATTCCACGAAAAACCCTTTGCAGGGGTCAATGGTTCGGGCAAGCATAACAACTGGTCGCTTGTAACTGATACAGGCGTAAACCTCTTGGCGCCTAGCAAAACGCCTATCAAGAACCTGCAATTCCTCACTTTCTTCATCTGTACTATCAAGGCAGTATGTGAATACGAGCCTTTGTTAAGAGCCTCGGTGGCATCAGCAACTAATGATTACCGATTAGGCGCTAATGAAGCACCGCCTGCCATAGTATCGGTGTTTATAGGCGAACAGCTTACCCAAGTCTTAGATGCCTTAGAAGTGTCGTCCGATAACCTATCTCCCGAAGAAAAAACCGAACTCAAACTGAATGTAGTAGGCAAAATACCCGACCTCTTTCTCGATACTACCGACCGCAATCGCACCTCACCTTTTGCCTTTACGGGCAACAAGTTCGAGTTCCGTGCCGTGGGCTCTAAAGCCAATTGTGGCAAGCCTACAATGGTACTGAGCACCATAGTAGCTCAACAACTCACCGAGTTTAAGAAGGCAGTTGATGCGCTCATCGAAGGAGGCAAGAAGAAAGAAGATGCTATTTTTAAAGTGTTGCGCCGCTACATTAAGGAAAGTAAGAAAATACGCTTTGAAGGCGACGGTTATAGCAAAGAATGGGAGGAAGAGGCTGCTCGCCGTGGTTTGAGTAATCATAAAACGACACCTGAGGCACTGAAAGAAAACATCAGTGAGAAGGCTGTGGCTTTGTTTGAAAGTACAGGAGTACTCAGCAAAGTAGAGCTTTTAGCGCGTTATGAAATTGGCTTAGAAGAATACGTGAAAACCGTGCAGATAGAATCGCGTGTATTAGGCGATATTGCCCGTAATCACGTGGTGCCAACAGCCGTGCGTTACCAAAACACCCTTATTGAGAACGTGAAAGGCTTAAAAGAAATATTTGGCGATAGCTACCAAGAAGTCGCTGCCGAGCAAATGGAACTCATACGCCATATTTCCGAGCATATCAAGGTGATCCACAGTCAGGTAGAGGCAATGGTAGAGGCGCGAAAGCACGCTAATCACTTACCCGATTTTGAAGCTAAAGCCGATGCTTATTGCAATGAGGTCAAACCTTTCTTTGAGATAATACGCTACCATTGCGACAAACTCGAACTTATGGTAGACGACGAACTTTGGACACTGACAAAATACCGCGAATTGTTTTTTAATTAG